The Antarcticibacterium flavum genome contains the following window.
AGCACCTTGAAATTTGCCAGCGGATTCTCCTCCACAATAACGAAATCTGCAAGTTTTCCCACTTCCACAGATCCCAGCTCATCTTCCACCCCCAGGAGCTCTGCCCCATTGAGAGTGGCGGCCATAATAACCTCCATAGGATGCAGCCCGGCCTCCCGTAGCAATTCCAGTTCTCGTATATAAGCAAAGCCATATAACTGAAAAATAAATCCGGAGTCCGATCCTGCCGCTACCCGGCCCCCGCGGTTCTTGTATTCATTTACAAAATCCATCCACTTGCGGTAGTTCCTTTTCCAGGCCACTTCTTCCTCTGTGCCCCAAAAATGCCAGTAGGACCCATGGGAAATTTTGCTGGGCTGGTAGAATTTCCAAAGGGATGGCATGGTATAATCGGGATGCCATTCGGCAGTCCTGGCACGCATAAGGTCCCTGCTGGCTTCGTAAATATTGAAAGTGGGGGAGAGGGTGAAATCCAGCTCCAGCAGCTCGTCCATCACCTCAATCCATTTATCGCTGCCTTGTTCTGCAGCCTGTTCCCATAGTTTCCCTGCCTGGCTAAACCTGTCCTGTTCGTTGTTATAATTATAATTGGCTGGATAATCCTGCACAGTGCGGTCTGTAAACATAGCCTCCGGTAAACCGTACCAGTGTTCCATGCTGTTTAACCCCGTCCGGGCAGAATGCAGTACATTCCATTTGGCCACGGCCATTTGCGCATGATGTGCAGTAGCTCGCAAACCTGCTTTTTTATTTTCATCGAGGGCAGCTTCCATGATCTTTGGAGGCGCACCAAAGAATTTGATCCCATCGGCTCCCCGACGGGCGTTTTCACGTACCCACTCCCGGGCTTGTTTAGGGGTGTTGATTCCTTCTTTAGTTCCCTGGCCAAAGGCGGTGTAAGCA
Protein-coding sequences here:
- a CDS encoding amidohydrolase family protein; protein product: MKPTTLSLLFLFIFQLSTAQVEKAPPRVEGEGPWEQLIIRGVTLINGNGAPPTGPVDVVVTGNRIAGVHVVGYPGVQIDPKRRPQLKVGGKELDATGMFLLPGFIDVHGHIGGQAQGADAEYVFKLWMAHGITTVRDPSAGNGLDWVLDQKKKSAASEITAPRLFAYTAFGQGTKEGINTPKQAREWVRENARRGADGIKFFGAPPKIMEAALDENKKAGLRATAHHAQMAVAKWNVLHSARTGLNSMEHWYGLPEAMFTDRTVQDYPANYNYNNEQDRFSQAGKLWEQAAEQGSDKWIEVMDELLELDFTLSPTFNIYEASRDLMRARTAEWHPDYTMPSLWKFYQPSKISHGSYWHFWGTEEEVAWKRNYRKWMDFVNEYKNRGGRVAAGSDSGFIFQLYGFAYIRELELLREAGLHPMEVIMAATLNGAELLGVEDELGSVEVGKLADFVIVEENPLANFKVLYGTGAIKLTEDNEVVRVGGVKYTIKDGIIYDAKELLQDVKDMVDRKKEETGFEFKQPGKN